aaaaaaatgaaaaaacaacaatttaCTTTTGGTCTATATAGTTTTcccattttataatttcatcccgtagttttaattttaggAATTTGACACCTTTCTTAAATTGATCGAATTGAAAATGATAAGAATACAATTGAAAACATTGAAACTAGATAGACTAAAGTAATAAATCTTGCAAACTACGGGGACTAAAAAGACTTTTCgttaattgaaaaaattacgTGGGAACGGCACCGTTTTGATGGGGATGGGCATTTTCGGACATCTAAAACTAACAGCCCGAACACTGGCAACTAACCAAAGCCATCATCACGCAGAGACAGAACCTAGCAGCCCGGCACCAAAGAAGGAACACGAAGCACACCAGTGACCGCCACATGGCGGCCACTCGAGCCCCTCTGTCCTCATACCAAAACCCTAGCTCCACATCCACATTGAAATCTCCTCCCAAACCCTCTTATGTCGCTTTTGAAATCAAAGCCTCGaccttgaggaagaagaagaagcagaacgGCATTAGGTGCGAGATCAAGAGCTTCGAGAATCCGCACAATTGGACCATCGAGCCGGATACGCCTATTCACGTCTTTCACAACCCTCCAGAAGCTCAGGTGGCAATGGCTTCCGGATCGGCAgtgaagaaagtgaagaagGTCTGCCTCTTCTACTGCGCCGAGACCAAGTCGCTCGCTCAGAAAGTCGCGGCTCAATCTGACGCCATTGAGCTCCGTAGCATCACTTGGAGGTGAGCTGTAATTAGGCATTTTCCATGGAAAATGTAAATTTTCATTATAAATGCATAAGCTTTATTGTTTCTGAATTGCTCTTGTATGcaattttgtaaattttgtttcttttaggAAATTTGATGATGGGTTTCCCAACATATTCATACCCAATGCTCATGGCATTCGAGGACACCATGTGGCCTTTCTGGCCTCGTTTAGCTCCCCATCAGTGATTTTTGAGCAGCTCTCTGTGATCTATGCATTGCCGAAGTTGTTCATCTCCTCATTCACGCTCGTCCTTCCCTTTTTTCCCACTGGGACTTCTGAGCGTATGGAGGATGAGGGAGATGTTGCCACCGCTTTCACACTTGCCAGGGCCTTGTCAAATATACCCATTTCAATGGGAGGGCCCACTAGTTTAGTCATCTATGATATCCATGCCTTGCAGGTTTCTCTACCTTATTACTACACAATTATGTCTTCGCATAGTCATCAGTAAGCAATATGCAATGATTTTTCTGACagtatttttttcattgtctTTTGTGTGTTTAGGAGAGATTTTACTTTGGTGATAATATCTTACCATGCTTTGAAAGTGGGATCCCTTTGCTCAAAAGTAGGCTGCAACAGCTCCCTGATTCTGACAATGTAAAGTTCTTTTCCCCTCTGCATGTTGAGTCCTGGGAATTTAGATGTTGATAAGAGTAATTATTcaaatcaatttttatttctgaaattgtGTGATGATTTTCTTCACATTTCAGATATCCATTGCTTTTCCTGATGACGGTGCATGGAAACGATTTCATAAGCAGCTACAGCATTTCCCAACAgtattttgttttccctttccTAGTAACAAGTTGGAGCTAAGAGTCTTCAAAACCACATATACATGACAATTATCTTCCTGTCTTCTTGTTTGTTCTAAGTATTTTGACAAGAATCTGCTCATTAAGTCCTGTGCACTACTCTTCATAGTTATATAATAGGATGGATATGTCAATGAGCTGGGTGCATTAAATTGCATGCTCTATACTCTGATTCCATCCTTAAGATTTCATCATAGAGCTTATAGTTTGTGTAAGAGGTGCAGCTGG
The window above is part of the Prunus dulcis chromosome 1, ALMONDv2, whole genome shotgun sequence genome. Proteins encoded here:
- the LOC117625490 gene encoding ribose-phosphate pyrophosphokinase 4, yielding MAATRAPLSSYQNPSSTSTLKSPPKPSYVAFEIKASTLRKKKKQNGIRCEIKSFENPHNWTIEPDTPIHVFHNPPEAQVAMASGSAVKKVKKVCLFYCAETKSLAQKVAAQSDAIELRSITWRKFDDGFPNIFIPNAHGIRGHHVAFLASFSSPSVIFEQLSVIYALPKLFISSFTLVLPFFPTGTSERMEDEGDVATAFTLARALSNIPISMGGPTSLVIYDIHALQERFYFGDNILPCFESGIPLLKSRLQQLPDSDNISIAFPDDGAWKRFHKQLQHFPTIVCAKVREGDQRIVRIKEGDARGRHVVIVDDLVQSGGTLIECQKVLAAHGAAKISAYVTHGIFPNRSWERFQRDNGGKPEHGLTYFWITDSCPLTVKDVMHNPPFEILSLAGSIAATLQI